One region of Streptomyces subrutilus genomic DNA includes:
- a CDS encoding inositol monophosphatase family protein, with protein sequence MISDDLKAELLDVGLEAARQAGALLRDGRPADLAVAATKTSPIDVVTEMDIAAEKLITGILAERRPEDGLLGEEGADAPGTSGVRWVVDPLDGTVNYLYGLPSWGVSIAAEYQGETVVGVVAAPMRGETYHAVLGGGAWLGDVRLSCRPAAPLDQALLGTGFAYVQTRRAHQAGVVARIIPLVRDIRRGGSAALDLCDVAAGRLDGYYERGLNPWDLAAGDLIAREAGALTGGRPGEPASGELALAATPAVFASLQPLLDEAGAWHD encoded by the coding sequence TTGATCTCCGATGACCTGAAGGCCGAACTGCTGGACGTGGGCCTGGAGGCCGCCCGCCAGGCCGGGGCGCTGCTGCGCGACGGCAGGCCCGCCGATCTCGCGGTGGCGGCGACGAAGACCAGCCCCATCGACGTGGTGACCGAGATGGACATCGCGGCCGAGAAGCTGATCACCGGCATCCTCGCCGAACGGCGGCCGGAGGACGGACTGCTCGGCGAGGAGGGCGCCGACGCCCCCGGCACGAGCGGCGTGCGGTGGGTCGTCGACCCGCTGGACGGGACCGTGAACTACCTCTACGGCCTGCCCAGCTGGGGCGTGTCCATCGCGGCCGAGTACCAGGGCGAGACCGTGGTCGGCGTCGTGGCGGCCCCGATGCGCGGGGAGACCTACCACGCGGTGCTCGGCGGCGGGGCCTGGCTGGGTGACGTGCGCCTTTCCTGCCGGCCGGCGGCGCCGCTGGACCAGGCCCTGCTCGGAACCGGCTTCGCGTACGTCCAGACCCGCCGGGCCCACCAGGCCGGGGTCGTGGCGCGGATCATCCCCCTGGTGCGGGACATCCGGCGGGGCGGATCGGCGGCGCTGGACCTGTGCGACGTGGCCGCCGGGCGGCTCGACGGGTACTACGAGCGCGGGCTGAACCCCTGGGACCTGGCGGCGGGCGACCTGATCGCCCGGGAGGCCGGGGCCCTGACCGGCGGCCGGCCGGGGGAGCCGGCCTCGGGCGAGCTCGCGCTCGCCGCGACGCCCGCGGTGTTCGCCTCGCTGCAGCCGCTGCTGGACGAGGCGGGGGCCTGGCACGACTGA
- a CDS encoding response regulator transcription factor — MRVLVVEDEQLLADAVATGLRREAMAVDVVYDGAAALERVGVNDYDVVVLDRDLPLVHGDDVCRKIVELGMPTRVLMLTASGDVSDRVEGLELGADDYLPKPFAFTELTARVRALGRRTTVALPPVLERAGIKLDPNRREVFREGKEVQLAPKEFAVLEVLMRSEGTVVSAEQLLEKAWDENTDPFTNVVRVTVMTLRRKLGEPPVIVTVPGSGYRI; from the coding sequence GTGCGCGTACTCGTCGTCGAGGACGAGCAGCTGCTCGCCGATGCGGTGGCCACCGGACTGCGCCGGGAGGCCATGGCCGTGGACGTCGTGTACGACGGCGCCGCCGCCCTGGAGCGTGTCGGCGTCAACGACTACGACGTGGTCGTGCTCGACCGGGACCTCCCGCTCGTGCACGGCGACGACGTCTGCCGGAAGATCGTCGAGCTCGGCATGCCCACCCGCGTCCTGATGCTGACCGCCTCCGGCGACGTCAGCGACCGCGTGGAGGGGCTGGAGCTCGGGGCGGACGACTACCTGCCCAAGCCCTTCGCCTTCACCGAGCTGACCGCCCGCGTGCGGGCCCTGGGACGGCGCACCACCGTCGCCCTGCCGCCGGTCCTGGAGCGGGCCGGCATCAAGCTGGACCCGAACCGGCGCGAGGTGTTCCGAGAGGGCAAGGAGGTGCAGCTGGCGCCCAAGGAGTTCGCGGTGCTGGAGGTCCTCATGCGCAGCGAGGGGACCGTGGTCTCCGCCGAGCAGCTGCTGGAGAAGGCCTGGGACGAGAACACCGACCCCTTCACGAACGTCGTACGGGTGACGGTGATGACCCTGCGCCGCAAGCTGGGCGAGCCCCCGGTCATCGTGACCGTGCCGGGCTCCGGATACCGGATCTGA
- a CDS encoding sensor histidine kinase encodes MPANPAPPAAPPKPTWDPGQPEGPFPWLRPTIRIRLTLLYGGMFLIAGILLLSIIYLLAAQALREGNAPPFQIVGGEVKVTSSTCPGVVGQLTPSEFNAAIGHCMLEQRRHALDDLLSRSLMALLGLSIIAFAFGYAMAGRVLSPLGKITRTARRVVGSDLTRRIELDGPDDELKELADTFDEMLDRLERAFTAQQRFVANASHELRTPLAINRTLLEVHLSDPGAPIELQQLGKTLLATNERSEQLVEGLLLLARSENQIVERKPVDLAEVASRALDQVRGEAEAKGVEIRGERALAVIQGNGVLLERIALNLVQNAVRYNAPEEGWVEVTTEVQHGHAVLVVSNTGPVVPAYEVDNLFEPFRRLRTERTNSDKGVGLGLSIARSVARAHGGRIQATPREGGGLVMRVTLPM; translated from the coding sequence GTGCCAGCCAACCCGGCGCCACCGGCCGCGCCGCCGAAACCGACCTGGGACCCCGGCCAGCCCGAGGGTCCTTTCCCTTGGCTGCGGCCGACCATCCGCATACGGCTCACGCTGCTGTACGGCGGGATGTTCCTGATCGCGGGGATCCTGCTGCTGTCGATCATCTACCTGCTGGCGGCCCAGGCCCTGCGGGAGGGCAACGCGCCCCCGTTCCAGATCGTCGGCGGCGAGGTGAAGGTCACCAGCAGCACCTGCCCGGGTGTGGTGGGCCAGCTGACGCCCAGCGAGTTCAACGCCGCGATCGGCCACTGCATGCTCGAACAGCGCCGGCACGCGCTGGACGACCTGCTGAGCCGCTCGCTGATGGCCCTGCTGGGGCTGAGCATCATCGCCTTCGCCTTCGGCTACGCGATGGCCGGCCGGGTGCTCTCGCCGCTCGGCAAGATCACCCGCACCGCCCGCCGGGTGGTCGGCTCCGACCTGACCCGGCGGATCGAGCTGGACGGGCCGGACGACGAGCTCAAGGAGCTCGCCGACACCTTCGACGAGATGCTCGACCGGCTGGAGCGGGCCTTCACGGCCCAGCAGCGGTTCGTCGCGAACGCCTCGCACGAGCTGCGGACCCCGCTCGCGATCAACCGCACCCTGCTGGAGGTGCACCTGTCCGACCCGGGGGCGCCGATCGAGCTCCAGCAGCTCGGCAAGACCCTGCTCGCCACCAACGAGCGCAGCGAGCAGCTGGTCGAGGGCCTGCTGCTGCTGGCCCGCAGCGAGAACCAGATCGTCGAGCGCAAGCCCGTGGACCTGGCGGAGGTCGCCTCCCGCGCCCTCGACCAGGTGCGCGGGGAGGCCGAGGCGAAGGGCGTGGAGATCCGCGGCGAGCGCGCCCTTGCCGTGATCCAGGGCAACGGCGTCCTGCTCGAGCGGATCGCGCTCAACCTGGTGCAGAACGCGGTCCGGTACAACGCGCCGGAGGAGGGCTGGGTGGAGGTCACCACCGAGGTCCAGCACGGCCACGCGGTCCTCGTCGTGTCGAACACGGGTCCCGTGGTTCCCGCGTACGAGGTGGACAACCTCTTCGAGCCCTTCAGGCGGCTGCGTACGGAGCGGACGAACAGCGACAAGGGTGTCGGGCTCGGCCTCTCCATCGCGCGCTCCGTGGCCCGCGCGCACGGCGGACGGATCCAGGCGACCCCCCGGGAAGGCGGTGGCCTCGTGATGCGTGTCACTCTTCCTATGTGA
- a CDS encoding DUF4193 domain-containing protein encodes MATDYDTPRKTDDDVDNDSIEELKARRNEKSTSSADMDEFDSVESMELPGADLSNEELAVRVLPKQADEFTCMSCFLVHHRSQLAREKNGQPICRDCD; translated from the coding sequence ATGGCAACGGACTACGACACCCCACGCAAGACCGACGACGACGTCGACAACGACAGCATTGAAGAGCTGAAGGCCCGGCGTAACGAGAAGTCGACCTCGTCCGCGGACATGGACGAATTCGATTCGGTCGAGAGCATGGAGCTTCCCGGCGCGGACCTCTCCAACGAGGAGCTGGCCGTCCGGGTCCTGCCGAAGCAGGCCGACGAGTTCACCTGCATGAGCTGCTTCCTGGTGCACCACCGCAGCCAGCTGGCACGTGAGAAGAACGGTCAGCCGATCTGTCGCGACTGCGACTGA
- a CDS encoding DUF3093 domain-containing protein — protein sequence MQLSPAHHDERLTAPRSWWGIAVLIGLACALMLLPLGTLPLLAGLVGGAGLAGLLVSSYGSARVRVVNGALAAGEARIPVTALGDPEVLDAEESRAWRTYKADTRAFMLMRSYVPTAVRVEVTDPADPTPYVYVSTREPEALRAAILAAKG from the coding sequence ATGCAGCTCTCCCCCGCGCACCACGACGAACGTCTGACCGCCCCCCGCTCCTGGTGGGGCATCGCCGTACTCATCGGCCTCGCGTGCGCGCTGATGCTGCTGCCGCTGGGCACGCTGCCGCTGCTGGCCGGGCTGGTCGGGGGCGCCGGGCTGGCCGGGCTGCTGGTGAGTTCGTACGGCTCCGCGCGCGTGCGCGTGGTGAACGGAGCCCTGGCGGCGGGCGAGGCCCGGATCCCGGTGACGGCCCTGGGCGATCCCGAGGTCCTGGACGCCGAGGAGTCGCGCGCCTGGCGCACGTACAAGGCCGATACCCGCGCCTTTATGCTGATGCGCAGCTACGTGCCGACCGCGGTCCGCGTCGAGGTGACCGACCCGGCGGACCCGACCCCGTACGTGTACGTCTCCACCCGCGAGCCCGAGGCCCTGCGGGCGGCGATCCTCGCGGCGAAGGGCTGA
- a CDS encoding PaaI family thioesterase encodes MSGRNTALTPPADAAAPVRHPDAPAPGELLGAHYEHCFGCGGGQPHGLHLEARAGEGVRVTAEFTVKPAHQGAPGLAHGGVLATALDETLGSLNWLLRVIAVTGRLETDFVRPVPVDTVLYLDAEVTAVAGRKIYCSAVGRIGGPEGPVAVRADALFIEVKVDHFIDNGRPEEIRAAMADPDQVRRARAFEVNP; translated from the coding sequence GTGAGTGGACGAAACACAGCGTTGACGCCGCCGGCCGATGCCGCCGCGCCGGTCCGGCACCCCGACGCGCCCGCGCCCGGCGAGCTCCTCGGCGCGCACTACGAGCACTGCTTCGGCTGCGGCGGGGGCCAGCCGCACGGACTCCACCTGGAGGCCCGTGCGGGTGAGGGCGTACGCGTCACCGCCGAGTTCACCGTCAAGCCCGCGCACCAGGGCGCCCCCGGCCTCGCCCACGGCGGCGTGCTGGCCACCGCGCTCGACGAGACGCTCGGCTCGCTGAACTGGCTGCTGCGCGTCATCGCCGTGACGGGCCGGCTGGAGACCGACTTCGTACGGCCCGTTCCGGTGGACACCGTGCTGTACCTCGACGCCGAGGTCACCGCGGTCGCCGGACGGAAGATCTACTGCAGCGCGGTCGGCCGGATAGGCGGGCCCGAGGGGCCGGTCGCCGTGCGCGCGGACGCGCTGTTCATCGAGGTGAAGGTCGACCACTTCATCGACAACGGTCGGCCCGAGGAGATCCGGGCGGCGATGGCCGACCCGGACCAGGTCAGGCGCGCCCGCGCCTTCGAGGTGAACCCCTGA
- the dut gene encoding dUTP diphosphatase → MSLNDHAPVDVLIRRVDPEVPLPAYGHPGDAGCDLVTTQAAELEPGERTVLPTGVSIALPDGYAAFVHPRSGLAARCGLALVNAPGTVDAGYRGEIKVIVVNLDPRESVRFERFDRIAQLVVQRVEKVRFHEVAELPGSARAEGGFGSTGGHPAVAGSDAGQQGGNGYASVVTDREGQ, encoded by the coding sequence ATGTCCCTGAATGATCACGCCCCCGTCGACGTGCTGATCCGCCGCGTCGACCCGGAGGTGCCCCTCCCCGCCTACGGCCACCCCGGTGACGCCGGCTGCGACCTGGTGACCACCCAGGCCGCCGAGCTGGAGCCCGGCGAGCGGACCGTACTCCCCACCGGGGTGTCCATCGCGCTGCCCGACGGCTACGCCGCCTTCGTGCACCCGCGGTCCGGCCTGGCCGCCCGCTGCGGGCTCGCGCTCGTGAATGCCCCGGGGACGGTGGATGCCGGGTACCGTGGGGAGATCAAGGTGATCGTGGTCAATCTCGACCCTCGCGAGAGCGTCCGGTTCGAGCGTTTCGACCGCATTGCCCAGCTGGTTGTCCAGCGGGTCGAGAAGGTGCGCTTCCACGAGGTGGCGGAACTTCCCGGCTCGGCCCGGGCCGAGGGGGGTTTCGGTTCCACCGGCGGTCATCCGGCCGTGGCCGGATCGGACGCTGGTCAGCAGGGTGGGAATGGCTACGCTTCGGTCGTAACCGACCGGGAAGGACAGTGA